A genomic region of Aureimonas populi contains the following coding sequences:
- a CDS encoding ABC transporter substrate-binding protein codes for MRRLPIPMIAMAVLMSAPPVLAQEPDLDALSAEELLPLAREEGRVTVYSFTSRIARVETAFEEVYPGVDMVSNDMSSTEQITRLRTEAAAGIANADVVYISDTPVVITELLESGIVAPYVPPRVADRLAEEFKSPLLAQRLSTKVLMYNEEAHPDGAPVDNLWQLTTDDWSGRVVMVDPLQRGDYLDLMTEFVLRGEEMAEAYEAQFGAAIELDEGVENAGEQFIVDLFANDLILVGSTDAVNAAVGRLGQANPPIGFTSYSDRRDNEDEGWALQVANEVVPSNGILFPAVLAIVTEAANPAAARLAIDFLMGDDTDTGGPGFAPFYVPGDYATRDDIADYPDAVPLDEFIAWRIDPQATAEIRRDVADLVLELQ; via the coding sequence ATGAGACGCCTGCCCATTCCCATGATCGCCATGGCCGTGCTGATGAGCGCGCCGCCCGTCCTCGCGCAGGAGCCGGATCTCGACGCGCTGTCGGCCGAGGAGCTTCTGCCTCTGGCGCGGGAGGAGGGCCGCGTGACGGTCTATTCCTTCACCAGCCGCATCGCCCGCGTCGAAACGGCGTTCGAGGAAGTCTATCCGGGCGTGGACATGGTCTCCAACGACATGTCCTCCACCGAGCAGATCACCCGGCTGAGGACCGAGGCGGCCGCGGGCATCGCCAATGCCGACGTCGTCTACATCTCCGACACGCCGGTGGTGATCACCGAGCTTCTGGAGAGCGGCATCGTGGCCCCTTACGTGCCCCCGCGCGTCGCGGACCGGCTGGCCGAGGAGTTCAAGAGCCCGCTTCTCGCCCAGCGCCTGTCCACCAAGGTGCTGATGTACAATGAGGAGGCCCATCCGGACGGCGCGCCGGTGGACAATCTCTGGCAGCTCACCACCGATGACTGGTCCGGCCGTGTCGTGATGGTCGACCCGCTCCAGCGCGGCGATTATCTCGATTTGATGACGGAGTTCGTCCTGCGGGGCGAGGAGATGGCCGAGGCCTACGAGGCCCAGTTCGGCGCGGCCATCGAGCTGGACGAGGGCGTGGAGAATGCCGGCGAGCAGTTCATCGTCGATCTCTTCGCCAACGACCTCATCCTCGTCGGCTCCACCGACGCGGTGAACGCGGCGGTCGGCCGCCTGGGGCAGGCGAACCCGCCCATCGGCTTCACCTCCTACTCCGACCGGCGCGACAACGAGGACGAGGGCTGGGCGCTGCAGGTGGCCAACGAGGTGGTGCCCTCCAACGGCATCCTCTTCCCGGCGGTGCTGGCCATCGTCACCGAGGCCGCCAACCCGGCGGCCGCGCGGCTGGCCATCGACTTCCTGATGGGCGACGACACGGATACGGGCGGGCCGGGCTTCGCGCCCTTCTACGTGCCGGGCGACTATGCCACGCGGGACGACATCGCCGACTATCCCGACGCCGTGCCGCTGGACGAGTTCATCGCCTGGCGCATCGACCCGCAGGCGACGGCTGAGATCCGCCGGGACGTCGCCGACCTCGTGCTCGAACTCCAGTAG
- a CDS encoding MurR/RpiR family transcriptional regulator: MIFDRIQSSAQELTPSEHKLVRELLARPRDAALGTAGEFARRIGVHEATASRLARKLGFESYADFRDALRQEFIVKTDPAVRVRNTLATAAGGSILGDLVAQEAAALSALADFVPQAGLEAAAQALVGARKLFIFARGNAEALCVLADRRLRRMGVDTVVLSGDARDLAERLAAMEEGDALLAFAFRRAPRHWSIVLDHAARMGAARVVVSDAVGPSLLPAGDHLLFAPRSGSDEAFQTLTVPMTITNALVLQVAKLDEVRSMERLERVGQLLATFEGR; the protein is encoded by the coding sequence ATGATTTTTGACCGGATCCAGTCGTCGGCGCAAGAGTTGACGCCGTCCGAGCACAAGCTCGTGCGCGAGCTTCTGGCTCGGCCGCGGGACGCGGCGCTGGGCACGGCGGGGGAGTTCGCGCGCCGGATCGGCGTTCATGAGGCCACCGCCTCGCGGCTGGCGCGCAAGCTCGGCTTCGAATCCTATGCCGATTTCCGGGATGCGCTGCGGCAGGAGTTCATCGTCAAGACCGACCCGGCCGTGCGCGTGCGCAACACGCTGGCGACGGCGGCGGGCGGCTCGATCCTGGGCGACCTCGTGGCGCAGGAGGCCGCCGCGCTTTCGGCGCTGGCCGACTTCGTGCCGCAGGCCGGGCTGGAGGCGGCGGCGCAGGCGCTGGTCGGCGCCCGCAAGCTCTTCATCTTCGCGCGCGGCAATGCGGAGGCGCTCTGCGTGCTGGCGGATCGCCGGCTTCGCCGCATGGGCGTCGACACGGTCGTCCTCTCCGGCGACGCGCGCGATCTGGCGGAGCGCCTCGCCGCCATGGAGGAGGGGGACGCGCTTCTGGCCTTCGCCTTCCGCAGGGCGCCCCGGCACTGGTCGATCGTGCTCGATCACGCCGCCCGGATGGGGGCGGCGCGCGTGGTGGTCTCGGACGCCGTCGGCCCCTCGCTCCTGCCAGCGGGGGACCATCTTCTCTTCGCGCCCCGTTCCGGCTCCGACGAGGCGTTCCAGACCCTGACCGTCCCCATGACGATCACCAACGCGCTCGTCCTGCAGGTGGCCAAGCTCGACGAGGTCCGCTCGATGGAGCGCCTCGAGCGGGTGGGCCAGCTTCTGGCCACGTTCGAGGGACGCTGA
- a CDS encoding amidohydrolase has protein sequence MAVIERIAASADELTAIRRDFHAHPEIGFQEVRTASRVAELLEGWGVAVTRNVGGTGVVGVLEGAGPGRTVGLRADMDALPMDEATNLPYASRNPGVFHGCGHDGHMAMLLGAARYLAQTRDFSGRAVFIFQPAEEGLGGARAMLADGLFERFPCDELYGLHNSPYSEHSRVSVRPGPAQAGAAFFDITVRGRGCHGAMPHMGQDPIVIAAGLVKELQGVVSRNTDPTHAVVLSVTRFQSGAAYNVIPDEAVLAGTFRYFETSDARFIEDRIRKLGAGFALAHGVEIDVAVRNVFDVLHNDPAAVEALIEAARDIVGDKAAADAEPTMGSEDMADLLRVVPGAFFNLGHDGGVPLHNPGFLFDDTILPVGASLLAHLVEKRGRLGSGVLPTRSGERSPA, from the coding sequence ATGGCCGTGATCGAACGCATCGCCGCCTCGGCGGATGAGCTGACCGCCATCCGCCGGGATTTCCACGCCCATCCCGAGATCGGCTTCCAGGAGGTCCGCACGGCGTCCCGCGTGGCCGAACTCCTCGAAGGCTGGGGAGTGGCGGTGACGCGCAATGTCGGTGGGACGGGCGTCGTGGGTGTTCTGGAGGGCGCGGGGCCCGGCCGCACGGTCGGTCTTCGGGCCGACATGGACGCATTGCCGATGGACGAGGCGACCAATCTTCCCTACGCCTCGCGGAACCCCGGCGTCTTCCACGGCTGCGGCCATGACGGGCACATGGCGATGCTGCTGGGCGCGGCGCGTTATCTGGCGCAGACCCGCGACTTTTCAGGGCGAGCGGTCTTCATCTTCCAGCCGGCCGAAGAGGGGCTGGGCGGCGCGCGCGCCATGCTGGCGGACGGGCTCTTCGAGCGCTTCCCCTGCGACGAACTCTACGGGCTGCACAACTCGCCCTATAGCGAGCATTCGCGCGTGTCGGTGCGGCCCGGGCCGGCGCAGGCCGGCGCGGCCTTCTTCGATATCACGGTGCGGGGCAGGGGGTGCCACGGGGCGATGCCCCACATGGGGCAGGACCCGATCGTCATCGCCGCAGGCCTGGTGAAGGAGTTGCAAGGCGTCGTCTCGCGCAACACCGACCCCACCCATGCCGTCGTCCTCTCCGTCACGCGCTTCCAATCCGGCGCGGCCTACAACGTCATCCCCGACGAGGCCGTGCTGGCCGGCACGTTCCGCTACTTCGAAACCTCTGATGCGCGGTTCATCGAGGATCGTATCCGCAAGCTGGGCGCAGGCTTCGCGCTGGCCCACGGCGTGGAGATCGACGTGGCCGTCCGCAACGTCTTCGACGTGCTGCACAACGATCCGGCAGCCGTGGAGGCGCTGATCGAAGCCGCGCGCGACATCGTCGGGGACAAGGCGGCGGCCGACGCGGAGCCCACCATGGGGTCCGAGGACATGGCCGATCTCCTGCGCGTGGTGCCGGGCGCCTTCTTCAACCTCGGGCACGATGGCGGTGTGCCGCTGCACAATCCGGGCTTCCTGTTCGACGACACCATCCTGCCGGTGGGCGCCAGCCTGCTTGCCCATCTCGTCGAGAAACGCGGACGGCTCGGCTCCGGCGTCTTGCCCACCCGCTCCGGCGAGCGTTCACCCGCCTGA
- a CDS encoding IclR family transcriptional regulator: MSVLINAAAVLRCFDTQTPNLTVTDVVRRLDLPKANVSRLMKAMREAGLLETVGRGRQHRPGRFLLDLAAAFRSSSRLINRAADVVAAVSGRFGHTGYVSIRDGRDVTAAVDFEGTNSLRVVSSLGRRLHAHCSATGRTMLARLSDREVRSLYPDDPAVEALLQRLRRIRAEGFDISSQESTRGVDAVAVAVGDPSTEEVVSLCIVYPHMLVDAAGRDAIVAALAEGAAAIAREVGDTGFIPPVIAQEGLLA; this comes from the coding sequence ATGTCAGTGCTCATCAATGCCGCCGCCGTGCTGCGTTGCTTCGATACACAGACGCCCAACCTCACCGTCACGGATGTCGTGCGGCGGCTCGACCTGCCCAAGGCCAACGTGTCCCGGCTGATGAAGGCCATGCGCGAGGCGGGCCTTCTGGAGACGGTGGGCCGCGGCCGGCAGCACCGGCCCGGCCGTTTCCTGCTCGACCTGGCGGCGGCCTTCCGCTCCTCCTCGCGCCTCATCAACCGGGCGGCGGATGTTGTCGCTGCGGTCAGCGGTCGCTTCGGCCACACCGGCTACGTGTCGATCCGCGATGGGCGCGACGTGACGGCAGCGGTGGATTTCGAGGGCACCAACTCGCTGCGGGTCGTGAGCAGCCTCGGCCGCCGCCTCCACGCCCATTGCAGCGCGACCGGGCGCACCATGCTGGCCCGGCTGAGCGACCGGGAGGTCCGCTCGCTCTATCCGGACGATCCGGCAGTCGAGGCGCTGTTGCAGCGCCTGCGGCGCATCCGGGCCGAGGGTTTCGACATCTCCAGCCAGGAATCGACCCGCGGCGTGGATGCGGTGGCCGTGGCCGTGGGTGATCCCTCGACCGAGGAAGTGGTCAGCCTGTGCATCGTCTATCCGCACATGCTGGTCGATGCGGCGGGGCGCGATGCCATCGTGGCGGCGCTCGCCGAAGGGGCGGCGGCCATTGCGCGGGAGGTCGGCGACACCGGCTTCATTCCCCCCGTCATCGCGCAGGAAGGACTTTTGGCATGA
- a CDS encoding hydantoinase B/oxoprolinase family protein, with amino-acid sequence MSVPSHRWRVGFDIGGTFTDFVLYDGKTSSVTLHKRLTTPHDPSEAALLGLREILAAKGLSHGDVGEIVHGTTLVTNAVIERKGAPLGLITTRGFRDILEMGTEQRYDIYDLFVAFPEPLVGRDLRLEVEERLDSRGAVVTPLDEAGVRRAAEALVAQGCEAIAVAFLHAYANPAHERRAAQIVRGRFPDLAVSISSEVVAEMGEYQRCVTTCANAYVQPLMHRYLTRLESALRSQGFSGPLRLMHSAGGLVSVETARDFPIRLLESGPAGGGLATALFGKAAGLSDVISFDMGGTTAKACMIENGRAEIAPLLEAARVHRFTKGSGLPIKAPVIEMIEIGAGGGSIAAIDEVGLLKVGPRSAGSDPGPACYGLGGAEPTVTDANLVLGYYDPGFFLGGAMTLDLAAAREAVARVAGPLGLGIEEAALGIHKVVVESMAAAARVHLVERGKDPRAYSMIGFGGAGPAHAVDVARAMGIASVLVPPASGAASALGFLAAPLSFEGVRSRRVELAPGFAGEGVNALLAELEEEGLRRLSAAGVAREDAVVERTADMRLVGQMQDISVPLPSGTLGEDDLPAIREAFIRAYSARYAAPFEGSRFEAVNFRVRVAGPTPEPALTGATGGGEPAARIKGRRLCWFDEGRFETAVYDRYALVAGDEIEGPAIIEEREATTVIGPSDRVTIDAGLNICVSVGALKTDAARLGAGLSRAEAVARIEADPIGLEIMWSRLVNVVEEMWLTVCRTAFSLVIAEAQDFACELLDKDGETLAHSPRAMPVFNLTLPRAVKALLEHYPAETLKPGDVLITNDPWLCAGHLFDIAIVTPAFRDGRLVGLMGTVGHVSDIGGTKDSLHAREIYEEGLQIPPMKLFDAGTANETLLALIRRNVRNGEQVLGDIFSFVAANRLGAERLEAFMADYGMDDLGALAEVVQGLSEKAMREAIAAIPDGDYRSTIANNPLGERIEYPVLVKVRGQTISVDFEGVPPQLPQGGLNSTLNYTAAHTTYPLKCMLTPSVRGNAGCYRPFAVEAPEGSILNPAYPAAVNLRTRTGWYIAPNIFMALARAAPAGVQSFSGLAVAANVYGRDENGNFYSDMLFCGGGQGGSARGDGHSALLWPTSAANTSIELMESRVPILVIEKAFLPDSGGPGKARGGLGQIVRFRKRDDDGHVTLVSIYPEGVDNPIPGLFGGGSGGGALGRIVDGQGKVLRDCGTGALVEIREPGEIVEFVLAGGSGYGNPAERDPAAVARDLALGFVTPEHAARHYRADPARAGATGRRNPVDA; translated from the coding sequence ATGAGCGTTCCCTCTCACCGCTGGCGCGTCGGCTTCGACATCGGCGGGACCTTCACGGATTTCGTGCTCTATGACGGCAAGACCTCGTCCGTCACGCTGCACAAGCGCCTGACGACGCCGCACGACCCTTCCGAAGCCGCCCTGCTCGGACTGCGGGAAATCCTCGCGGCCAAGGGTCTTTCCCACGGCGATGTCGGCGAGATCGTCCACGGCACCACGCTCGTCACCAACGCCGTGATCGAGCGCAAGGGCGCGCCCCTCGGGCTGATCACGACGCGCGGTTTCCGCGACATCCTGGAGATGGGAACCGAGCAGCGCTACGACATCTACGACCTCTTCGTCGCCTTTCCCGAGCCTCTGGTCGGCCGCGACCTGCGCCTCGAAGTGGAGGAGCGGCTGGATTCGCGCGGCGCGGTGGTGACGCCGCTCGACGAGGCCGGCGTCCGTCGCGCCGCCGAGGCGCTGGTGGCGCAAGGCTGCGAGGCCATCGCCGTCGCCTTCCTTCACGCCTACGCCAACCCGGCGCACGAACGGCGCGCGGCGCAGATCGTGCGTGGGCGTTTCCCCGATCTGGCGGTGTCCATCTCCTCGGAAGTCGTGGCCGAGATGGGCGAGTATCAGCGCTGCGTGACGACCTGCGCCAATGCCTATGTGCAGCCCCTGATGCACCGCTACCTCACCCGGCTGGAGAGCGCGCTGCGCTCGCAGGGCTTTTCGGGCCCGCTGCGGCTCATGCACTCCGCCGGCGGCCTCGTCTCGGTGGAAACCGCGCGCGACTTTCCCATCCGGCTTCTGGAAAGCGGGCCGGCGGGCGGCGGGCTCGCCACGGCGCTCTTCGGCAAGGCCGCCGGCCTCTCGGACGTGATCTCCTTCGACATGGGCGGCACCACCGCCAAGGCCTGCATGATCGAGAACGGCCGCGCCGAGATCGCGCCGCTTCTGGAGGCGGCGCGCGTCCATCGTTTCACCAAGGGCTCGGGCCTGCCGATCAAGGCGCCGGTGATCGAGATGATCGAGATCGGTGCGGGCGGCGGCTCCATCGCGGCCATCGACGAGGTGGGGCTCCTGAAGGTCGGCCCCCGCTCGGCGGGCTCCGATCCCGGTCCGGCCTGCTACGGCCTGGGCGGTGCGGAGCCCACCGTGACCGACGCCAATCTCGTGCTCGGCTATTACGACCCGGGCTTCTTCCTGGGCGGCGCGATGACGCTCGACCTTGCGGCGGCGCGCGAGGCCGTCGCGCGCGTCGCGGGGCCTCTCGGGCTCGGCATCGAGGAAGCCGCGCTCGGAATCCACAAGGTGGTGGTGGAGAGCATGGCCGCCGCCGCGCGCGTCCATCTGGTGGAGCGGGGCAAGGACCCGCGCGCCTATTCCATGATCGGCTTCGGCGGCGCCGGCCCCGCCCATGCGGTGGACGTCGCCCGGGCGATGGGCATCGCCTCCGTGCTGGTCCCGCCGGCATCCGGCGCGGCCTCCGCGCTCGGCTTCCTCGCCGCCCCCCTCTCCTTCGAGGGCGTGCGCTCGCGGCGCGTGGAACTGGCCCCGGGCTTTGCGGGGGAAGGCGTCAACGCCCTTCTCGCAGAGCTGGAAGAGGAGGGACTGCGCCGGCTCTCCGCCGCCGGCGTCGCGCGGGAGGACGCGGTGGTGGAGCGCACGGCCGACATGCGCCTCGTCGGGCAGATGCAGGACATCTCGGTGCCGCTCCCCTCCGGAACGCTCGGCGAGGACGACCTGCCGGCGATCCGCGAGGCTTTCATACGGGCCTATTCGGCCCGCTATGCCGCGCCGTTCGAAGGGTCGCGCTTCGAGGCGGTCAATTTCCGCGTCCGCGTCGCGGGGCCGACGCCCGAGCCCGCCCTCACCGGGGCGACGGGCGGCGGCGAGCCGGCGGCCAGGATCAAGGGCCGGCGCCTGTGCTGGTTCGACGAAGGGCGTTTCGAGACCGCGGTCTACGACCGCTACGCGCTCGTCGCGGGCGACGAGATCGAGGGCCCGGCGATCATCGAGGAGCGCGAGGCGACGACCGTGATCGGCCCCTCGGACCGCGTGACGATCGACGCGGGCCTGAACATCTGCGTCAGCGTCGGCGCCCTGAAGACGGATGCCGCCCGCCTCGGCGCGGGGCTGAGCCGGGCCGAGGCCGTGGCGCGCATCGAGGCCGACCCCATCGGCCTCGAGATCATGTGGTCGCGCCTCGTCAATGTCGTGGAGGAGATGTGGCTCACCGTGTGCCGCACCGCCTTCTCCCTGGTGATCGCCGAGGCGCAGGACTTCGCCTGCGAGTTGCTGGACAAGGACGGCGAGACGCTTGCCCACTCCCCGCGCGCCATGCCCGTCTTCAACCTGACGCTGCCGCGCGCGGTGAAGGCCCTTCTGGAGCACTACCCCGCCGAGACGCTGAAACCCGGCGACGTGCTCATCACCAACGATCCATGGCTGTGCGCGGGCCATCTCTTCGACATCGCCATCGTCACTCCCGCCTTCCGCGACGGGCGGCTCGTCGGGCTGATGGGCACTGTGGGCCATGTCTCCGACATCGGCGGCACCAAGGATTCGCTTCACGCCCGCGAGATCTACGAGGAGGGCCTCCAGATTCCGCCGATGAAGCTGTTCGACGCCGGAACGGCGAACGAAACGCTTCTGGCGCTCATTCGCCGAAACGTGCGCAACGGCGAGCAGGTGCTCGGCGACATCTTCTCCTTCGTGGCCGCCAACCGGCTGGGAGCGGAGCGGCTCGAGGCGTTCATGGCCGACTACGGCATGGACGATCTGGGGGCGCTCGCCGAAGTGGTGCAGGGCCTGTCGGAAAAGGCCATGCGCGAGGCGATCGCCGCGATCCCCGACGGAGACTACCGCTCCACCATCGCCAACAACCCGCTCGGCGAGCGGATCGAGTACCCGGTGCTGGTCAAGGTGCGTGGCCAGACCATCTCGGTGGATTTCGAGGGCGTGCCGCCGCAGCTTCCGCAGGGGGGCCTGAACTCCACGCTGAACTACACGGCCGCCCACACCACCTACCCGCTCAAATGCATGCTCACCCCCTCGGTGCGCGGCAATGCCGGCTGCTACCGCCCCTTCGCGGTGGAAGCGCCGGAGGGCTCCATCCTCAACCCGGCCTATCCGGCGGCGGTGAACCTTCGCACGCGCACCGGCTGGTACATCGCGCCCAACATCTTCATGGCGCTCGCCAGGGCGGCGCCCGCAGGCGTCCAGTCCTTCTCGGGCCTCGCCGTGGCGGCCAATGTCTATGGCCGGGACGAGAACGGGAATTTCTACTCCGACATGCTGTTCTGCGGCGGCGGGCAGGGCGGATCGGCGCGTGGCGACGGGCATTCGGCGCTCCTCTGGCCGACATCAGCGGCCAACACCTCGATCGAGCTGATGGAAAGCCGCGTGCCGATCCTCGTGATCGAGAAAGCCTTCCTCCCGGACAGCGGCGGGCCGGGCAAGGCGCGCGGGGGGCTCGGCCAGATCGTGCGCTTCCGCAAACGCGACGACGACGGCCACGTCACGCTCGTCTCCATCTACCCGGAGGGCGTCGACAACCCCATTCCCGGCCTTTTCGGCGGTGGATCGGGAGGCGGCGCGCTCGGCCGCATCGTCGATGGGCAGGGCAAGGTGCTGCGCGACTGCGGGACGGGCGCCCTCGTCGAGATCCGCGAGCCCGGAGAGATCGTGGAGTTCGTGCTCGCCGGCGGCTCGGGCTACGGCAATCCCGCCGAGCGCGACCCGGCCGCCGTCGCGCGTGACCTCGCGCTCGGCTTCGTCACGCCCGAACATGCCGCGCGCCATTACCGCGCCGACCCCGCAAGGGCCGGCGCGACGGGGAGGAGGAACCCGGTCGACGCCTGA